Proteins encoded in a region of the Oceanispirochaeta sp. genome:
- a CDS encoding response regulator — MKANADFPTINEKQPDGISPGGVPYKVLVIDDSMFVRKQISQILTSEGFEVVGQAADGVEGIEKYKELSPGVDIVTLDITMPKMDGVSALEHIIAFDPKANVVMISALGKQDLVKKALIAGAKNYIVKPLDRKKVLERIAAILK; from the coding sequence ATGAAAGCGAATGCTGATTTTCCAACAATCAATGAAAAACAACCCGACGGCATTAGCCCCGGTGGAGTACCTTATAAAGTACTGGTCATTGACGATTCCATGTTTGTGAGAAAACAGATCAGTCAAATTCTTACATCTGAGGGATTTGAAGTCGTTGGACAGGCTGCCGACGGTGTGGAAGGCATCGAAAAATACAAGGAATTGTCTCCCGGTGTTGACATTGTAACCCTCGACATTACTATGCCCAAAATGGATGGAGTGTCGGCTCTGGAACACATCATTGCTTTTGATCCAAAAGCCAATGTTGTCATGATCAGTGCCCTTGGCAAACAGGATTTAGTCAAAAAGGCTTTGATTGCCGGGGCCAAAAATTATATTGTCAAACCCCTGGATCGAAAAAAAGTTCTAGAAAGAATTGCTGCCATACTCAAGTGA
- a CDS encoding aminopeptidase: MKDPRLEKLAHSLIHYSIELKPGEKVLIHMNGNQAEPLVKILVDHIYQAGGIPFFSHTNERLLRALLMNTSVEQLDIMAESDRLRMSKMDAYIGIGSVDNPFENSDVPPEMMKLYMEKYVKPVHMKERIRNTRWAVLRYPTASMAQAAGLSQEAFEDFYFQVSNLDYSKMSKAMDKLVTLMEKTDRVRITGPGTDLRFSIKGMRAIKCDGKLNIPDGEVFTAPLKESVEGTLAYNCPAEYMGLIYENIKLRFEKGKIVEAESNDTKRVNEVFDTDEGARYIGEFAIGVNPYILHPMKNTLFDEKIMGSFHFTPGNAYDTADNGNKSSVHWDLVCIQTVEYGGGRIYFDDILIRDKGIFVVDDL, encoded by the coding sequence ATGAAGGATCCGCGTCTCGAAAAACTGGCCCACTCACTAATTCACTATTCTATCGAACTGAAACCAGGAGAGAAGGTCCTCATTCATATGAACGGGAACCAGGCTGAGCCTCTTGTGAAAATCCTTGTTGATCATATATATCAAGCAGGAGGCATTCCTTTTTTCAGTCATACCAACGAACGTCTTCTGAGAGCCCTGCTAATGAATACCTCGGTAGAGCAGCTGGATATTATGGCTGAATCAGACCGCCTCCGCATGAGCAAAATGGATGCCTATATTGGAATCGGAAGTGTGGATAATCCATTCGAAAACAGCGATGTCCCCCCCGAGATGATGAAACTTTATATGGAAAAATATGTCAAACCGGTGCATATGAAGGAGAGGATCAGAAATACACGATGGGCTGTTCTCCGCTATCCTACCGCCTCTATGGCCCAGGCGGCCGGTTTGAGTCAGGAAGCATTTGAGGATTTTTATTTTCAGGTCTCCAATCTTGATTATAGCAAAATGTCAAAAGCCATGGATAAGCTGGTGACACTCATGGAAAAAACCGATCGGGTCAGGATCACCGGCCCCGGAACGGATCTCCGGTTTTCCATCAAGGGAATGAGAGCCATTAAATGTGACGGCAAATTAAATATTCCAGATGGAGAAGTCTTCACGGCACCCCTCAAAGAGAGCGTTGAAGGTACTCTCGCTTACAACTGCCCAGCCGAATATATGGGTTTAATTTATGAAAATATTAAACTCCGCTTTGAGAAAGGAAAGATTGTCGAAGCCGAGTCCAATGATACAAAGAGGGTCAATGAGGTCTTCGATACGGACGAGGGAGCCCGGTATATTGGTGAGTTTGCTATCGGTGTTAATCCCTATATCCTTCATCCCATGAAAAATACACTCTTTGATGAAAAAATCATGGGAAGCTTTCACTTTACACCCGGAAATGCCTATGATACGGCTGATAATGGGAACAAATCTTCGGTGCACTGGGACCTTGTCTGTATTCAGACCGTTGAATACGGTGGAGGACGGATCTATTTTGATGATATTCTGATCAGAGATAAGGGGATTTTTGTTGTGGATGATCTTTAG
- a CDS encoding FHA domain-containing protein, translating to MKDETIIQDSPVGRRLGKLGHKDIHCLLFNGKEIKVTSRMTIGRDKNNNFVINDGLVSRFHLEIQQIRGSYFVQDRNSSNGTWINGKRITPGKYIKLKQGDKLILGSRIEMTMI from the coding sequence ATGAAAGATGAAACAATAATTCAGGATAGTCCTGTTGGCCGTCGTCTTGGTAAACTAGGACACAAAGACATCCATTGTCTCCTGTTTAATGGGAAAGAAATAAAAGTTACCAGCCGCATGACAATCGGGCGAGATAAAAATAATAATTTTGTCATCAATGATGGACTGGTTTCCCGTTTTCATCTGGAAATCCAGCAAATCAGGGGCAGCTACTTTGTTCAGGACAGAAACAGCAGTAATGGGACCTGGATCAATGGAAAAAGAATTACCCCCGGAAAATATATAAAACTAAAACAGGGGGATAAACTTATCCTGGGCAGCAGAATCGAAATGACCATGATCTGA
- a CDS encoding ribonucleoside triphosphate reductase, with translation MELKNDWRVFLGDDAKSLSAAETVIKRVVKRDGRVVPYNRSRIREAISKAVEAVHGKDDELSNKLTKNVEANLIVLLSDRHPNSAPAVEEIQDTVEKVLIEYNEVDIARAYILYRARHEAIRDTRKLMLDINETMDGYLSQSDWRVNENANVNFSLGGLILHNSGTITANYWLKNIYSKDVAEAHRSGAMHIHDLSMFSGYCAGWSIRQLITEGLGGVSEKITSCPAGHLSTLIFQIVNFLGIMQNEWAGAQALSSFDTYLAPFVKTDNLSFKEVKQCIQSFIFGVNTPSRWGSQAPFTNITLDWICPSDLKEKPAIVGGEEQNFSYGDCKEEMEMINKAFIELMIQGDANGRGFAYPIPTYNVTSDFNWDSENAKLLFEMTARYGTPYFQNFVNSDLNPEDVRSMCCRLQLDKRELRKRGGGLFGSDEFTGSIGVVTINMARIGYLSSSRSGFYENLNRMLDLAKESLVVKRKVINRLLDAGLFPYTKRYLSHLNNHFSTIGLVGMNECLQNFMGQDITDPDAHDFAAEILDHMRQRLSDYQEKSGDLFNLEATPAESTSYRLAKHDKKHFPNIITSGNNENPYYTNSTQLPVDYTQDIFEALDLQDDLQAKYTGGTVFHGFLGEAIHDWMACRELVKAIAHNYRLPYFTISPTFSICKIHGYIRGEHFNCPLCCEEEQKKIKKEIEILENEKARIMAEGEI, from the coding sequence ATGGAGCTAAAGAATGACTGGAGAGTTTTTCTGGGTGATGATGCAAAGAGTTTATCAGCCGCGGAAACTGTTATAAAGCGTGTTGTTAAACGAGACGGCAGAGTCGTTCCCTATAACAGATCGAGGATAAGAGAAGCCATTTCAAAAGCAGTTGAGGCAGTTCATGGAAAAGACGATGAGCTCAGTAACAAGCTCACAAAAAACGTTGAAGCCAATTTAATCGTTCTTTTGTCTGATAGGCACCCCAATTCGGCTCCCGCCGTTGAAGAAATACAAGATACAGTGGAAAAAGTCCTGATTGAGTATAACGAGGTTGATATTGCAAGGGCCTACATCCTTTACAGGGCCAGACATGAAGCTATTCGTGATACAAGAAAGCTGATGCTCGATATTAATGAAACCATGGATGGTTATCTTTCACAATCGGACTGGAGAGTCAACGAAAATGCCAATGTCAATTTCTCACTGGGAGGATTGATCCTCCATAATTCAGGAACCATAACGGCCAATTACTGGCTTAAAAATATTTACTCCAAAGATGTCGCCGAAGCACACCGCAGCGGTGCCATGCATATTCATGATCTCTCCATGTTCAGCGGTTACTGTGCCGGTTGGTCAATTCGTCAGCTTATTACAGAGGGTCTGGGAGGGGTCAGCGAAAAGATCACCTCCTGTCCAGCGGGTCATCTTTCGACCCTGATCTTCCAGATAGTCAATTTTCTGGGCATTATGCAGAATGAATGGGCTGGAGCCCAGGCTCTTTCCAGTTTTGATACCTATCTGGCTCCCTTTGTCAAAACTGACAATCTTTCTTTTAAAGAGGTCAAGCAATGTATTCAGAGTTTCATCTTCGGTGTAAACACACCATCCCGCTGGGGTTCTCAGGCACCCTTCACGAATATAACTCTTGACTGGATCTGTCCCAGTGACCTGAAAGAGAAACCAGCCATTGTCGGTGGTGAAGAACAGAATTTTTCTTACGGCGACTGCAAAGAAGAAATGGAAATGATCAATAAGGCATTTATTGAATTGATGATACAGGGAGATGCCAATGGACGAGGGTTTGCCTACCCTATTCCCACCTACAATGTCACCAGTGATTTCAACTGGGATAGTGAAAATGCAAAACTTCTTTTTGAGATGACCGCACGCTATGGCACGCCCTATTTTCAGAATTTTGTTAATTCAGATCTGAATCCTGAAGACGTCCGATCTATGTGCTGCCGTTTACAGCTGGATAAAAGAGAGCTGCGCAAGCGAGGGGGAGGTCTTTTCGGTTCGGATGAGTTTACCGGTTCCATTGGTGTTGTAACCATCAATATGGCCCGGATAGGATATCTGTCATCCAGCCGATCAGGATTCTATGAAAACCTGAACAGAATGTTGGATCTTGCTAAGGAATCACTGGTTGTCAAGCGCAAAGTAATCAACAGGCTTCTGGATGCAGGGCTTTTTCCCTATACCAAACGCTATCTATCACACTTAAATAATCATTTTTCCACCATCGGACTGGTGGGGATGAATGAGTGTCTCCAAAACTTTATGGGTCAGGATATCACAGATCCCGATGCTCATGACTTTGCAGCAGAGATTCTCGATCATATGCGACAACGCCTGTCTGACTATCAGGAAAAATCCGGGGATCTTTTCAATCTGGAAGCTACTCCTGCAGAAAGTACAAGCTATAGGCTGGCCAAGCATGATAAGAAACATTTTCCGAATATTATAACTTCAGGAAACAATGAGAATCCCTATTATACGAATTCTACCCAGCTCCCCGTGGATTACACCCAGGATATTTTCGAAGCCCTGGATCTTCAGGATGATCTTCAGGCCAAGTATACCGGCGGGACTGTCTTTCATGGTTTCCTGGGGGAGGCAATACATGACTGGATGGCATGCCGGGAACTGGTCAAGGCCATCGCTCACAATTACCGCTTACCCTATTTTACAATTTCCCCCACTTTTTCAATTTGTAAAATACACGGCTACATCAGAGGAGAACACTTTAATTGTCCTCTCTGCTGTGAAGAAGAACAGAAAAAAATAAAAAAAGAAATTGAAATACTCGAAAATGAAAAAGCCAGGATAATGGCCGAAGGAGAAATCTGA
- a CDS encoding Mur ligase family protein yields MQRISDIDDAFAWIESFTNLEKNVKDLKKKYRPDRMFSLLDHFGNPQDDFKIIHIAGSKGKGSTSVLLASALAQKGLKTGLYTSPHVNHYRERIQVNRSVLPDDLYVDMINHIREQLDFELPGYTEPTTFELLTLLAYLLFQKEHCEWCVLETGLGGRLDATNTVHPEAVVLTPIEKEHTQWLGEEILSIAREKAGIIKKEVPVFSSPQRVEVEALFREISLEKNAPFHYLPDSISGIESSVNLDGTGFILNKREGPVLRGQLSMIGHIQPWNAALALELLIFLFPDEELHTWLKGFEKASLLAHMEVLSTEPLILCDGSHTPQSVRMALDTFLDLSARFKHKNLLFACQDDKEVYDIASLLSDSFSSIVITTPGYFKKSHPSAVHKIFASMFDNCILEEDPSRALKLLLGADDPILILGSFFLAGEIKKLYRGIP; encoded by the coding sequence ATGCAGAGAATTTCAGATATTGATGATGCTTTTGCATGGATTGAATCCTTTACCAATCTGGAAAAGAATGTAAAAGACCTTAAAAAAAAATACCGTCCCGATCGGATGTTCAGCCTCTTGGACCATTTTGGAAATCCTCAAGATGATTTCAAAATCATTCATATTGCCGGATCCAAAGGCAAGGGCTCCACATCGGTATTATTAGCCTCGGCACTGGCTCAGAAAGGTTTAAAAACCGGCTTGTATACATCTCCTCATGTTAATCATTATAGAGAGAGGATTCAGGTCAATAGATCTGTTCTTCCCGATGATTTGTATGTTGATATGATAAACCATATCCGGGAACAACTCGATTTTGAACTACCCGGGTATACAGAACCAACGACATTTGAGTTATTGACCCTCCTTGCCTACCTGCTTTTTCAAAAAGAGCACTGTGAGTGGTGTGTCCTTGAAACAGGCCTGGGGGGGCGACTGGATGCGACAAATACAGTCCATCCTGAGGCGGTTGTCTTGACCCCTATTGAAAAAGAGCATACCCAATGGCTGGGTGAAGAGATCCTGTCCATCGCCCGTGAGAAGGCGGGAATCATAAAAAAAGAAGTTCCTGTATTTTCCTCCCCACAGAGAGTAGAGGTTGAAGCCCTGTTCAGGGAGATATCACTGGAAAAGAACGCGCCCTTCCATTATCTCCCGGATTCCATTTCCGGCATTGAATCCTCGGTAAACCTGGATGGTACAGGATTCATCCTGAATAAGAGGGAAGGCCCCGTCCTTCGTGGTCAATTGTCCATGATTGGTCATATTCAACCTTGGAACGCTGCATTGGCCCTCGAATTGTTAATATTCTTGTTTCCCGATGAGGAGCTTCATACCTGGCTTAAGGGATTTGAAAAAGCATCATTATTGGCCCATATGGAAGTCTTGTCCACCGAGCCGCTGATTCTGTGTGATGGATCCCATACTCCCCAGTCAGTCCGTATGGCTCTGGATACATTTTTGGATTTGTCTGCCCGATTTAAGCATAAGAATCTCCTTTTTGCCTGCCAGGATGACAAGGAAGTCTATGATATTGCATCCCTCCTCTCAGACAGCTTCAGTTCCATTGTCATAACGACACCCGGGTATTTCAAAAAAAGCCATCCTTCTGCCGTGCATAAGATATTTGCTTCTATGTTTGACAATTGTATACTGGAAGAAGATCCCTCCAGGGCATTGAAATTATTACTGGGTGCAGACGACCCTATTCTCATCCTGGGATCCTTTTTTCTGGCTGGAGAAATCAAGAAACTTTATCGAGGTATACCATGA
- the hisD gene encoding histidinol dehydrogenase: protein MKINRYSWKDMEKQEKELLFSRSETDIRDVQESVIKIIEDVKTGGDAALLSYNHKFDKTSLDMKLRVSTKEFEEAEALLSEKVKEALRYSIENVRRFHETQKPESMKMIEIQPGLLAGEKAMPIDSVGLYVPRGRGFFPSMLYMLAIPAVTAGVRRVCVVTPPDENGTVDPACLYAARLCKVHEVYKVGGAQAIAALAFGTESIVRVDKLCGPGSMYVSAAKRILYGQVDVGLPAGPSESIVIADGFANPEKVALDLMIEAEHGSDSAALLITDDPLLADRCESKIRELCAGLPEPRKTFVEDVMKGYGGIILTESLEQSAEIANQLATEHLQIQTREPFHALSLIRNAGEILLGENTPFSIANYSVGPNAVLPTGGNARTWSAVSVRDFIKYSSVIYSTESALKEMSPFVECLSDYEGFTTHGDALKKRRI from the coding sequence ATGAAAATCAACAGATACAGTTGGAAAGATATGGAGAAACAGGAGAAGGAACTCCTTTTTTCCAGGTCTGAAACAGATATTAGAGACGTTCAAGAGAGTGTAATAAAGATCATCGAAGATGTAAAAACCGGAGGAGATGCCGCCCTCCTGTCGTACAATCATAAATTTGACAAAACTTCTTTGGATATGAAACTAAGGGTCAGCACCAAAGAGTTTGAAGAAGCTGAGGCTCTTCTTTCAGAAAAAGTGAAAGAGGCACTGCGCTATTCGATCGAAAACGTCAGACGTTTTCATGAGACTCAAAAGCCTGAATCCATGAAGATGATAGAAATCCAACCTGGTCTTCTGGCTGGAGAAAAAGCCATGCCTATTGACTCGGTGGGTTTATATGTTCCCAGGGGAAGAGGGTTCTTCCCTTCCATGCTGTATATGCTGGCCATTCCAGCGGTCACAGCCGGTGTCAGAAGAGTCTGTGTCGTGACTCCACCGGATGAAAATGGAACGGTTGATCCGGCCTGCCTCTATGCTGCCCGTCTCTGCAAGGTCCATGAGGTGTATAAGGTGGGAGGAGCCCAGGCGATTGCCGCCCTGGCTTTTGGTACCGAATCTATTGTCAGAGTGGATAAACTCTGCGGCCCGGGAAGTATGTATGTCAGTGCGGCGAAAAGAATACTCTATGGCCAGGTGGATGTCGGTCTCCCTGCGGGACCATCGGAATCCATCGTCATTGCCGACGGTTTCGCAAATCCCGAGAAAGTAGCCCTGGATTTGATGATAGAAGCCGAGCATGGCTCTGATTCTGCGGCTCTTTTAATAACCGATGACCCTCTCCTGGCCGATCGCTGTGAGTCAAAAATCAGAGAATTATGCGCTGGTTTGCCGGAGCCTCGAAAAACTTTTGTTGAGGATGTCATGAAGGGGTACGGTGGCATTATTTTGACTGAATCATTGGAGCAGTCCGCGGAAATTGCCAATCAATTGGCTACAGAACACCTTCAAATCCAGACAAGAGAACCCTTTCATGCCCTCTCTTTGATCCGAAATGCCGGAGAGATCCTTCTGGGGGAGAACACACCCTTTTCCATCGCCAATTACTCTGTGGGCCCGAACGCCGTTCTCCCTACAGGTGGAAATGCCCGGACCTGGTCGGCCGTCTCGGTCAGAGATTTTATCAAATACTCTTCGGTAATTTACAGCACCGAATCCGCATTGAAAGAGATGTCTCCCTTTGTTGAATGCCTTTCCGACTATGAAGGGTTTACGACTCATGGGGATGCTCTTAAAAAAAGAAGGATTTAA
- a CDS encoding anaerobic ribonucleoside-triphosphate reductase activating protein, translating to MHLPSSVGLQKTSLADYPGKVASVLFFPGCNLRCSYCHNPDLVLGRTEGFVRRDEVINFLKNRASLLGGVVISGGEPLLYKDLKLFMKEIQTSCHLPVKIDTNGLLSDRLQDLIQSDSPPDFIAMDIKTSLSSYDRFAVFQKDQSNIQDSIKMIIQSGIPSQFRTTVHPDFIDVSMIDEISGMIRGCTSYVLNSFQPGNCLDTAYNAHNPTDTMLLRELYKGFLEQGIPCSCVSLEYGSNSF from the coding sequence ATGCATCTGCCCTCTTCTGTCGGACTGCAAAAGACATCTCTTGCAGACTATCCTGGAAAAGTAGCCTCCGTCCTTTTCTTTCCTGGATGCAATTTGAGATGTTCTTATTGTCATAATCCCGATCTGGTACTGGGAAGAACAGAGGGATTCGTCCGCAGGGACGAAGTGATCAATTTTTTAAAAAACAGGGCTTCCCTTCTGGGAGGGGTAGTAATATCCGGAGGGGAGCCGCTTTTATACAAAGACTTAAAGCTTTTTATGAAGGAAATTCAAACAAGTTGTCATCTTCCAGTCAAGATAGACACAAACGGTCTTTTATCGGATCGTCTGCAGGATCTGATTCAGTCAGATTCTCCTCCTGATTTCATTGCCATGGACATCAAAACATCCCTGTCCTCATATGACCGCTTTGCTGTTTTTCAGAAGGATCAATCGAATATTCAGGATTCGATTAAAATGATTATTCAATCGGGCATTCCTTCTCAATTCAGAACAACTGTTCATCCGGATTTTATCGATGTTTCAATGATAGATGAAATTTCTGGAATGATTAGAGGCTGTACATCCTATGTATTGAATTCTTTTCAACCAGGGAATTGCCTGGATACAGCCTATAATGCACACAATCCAACGGACACTATGTTGCTGAGAGAGCTTTATAAGGGGTTTCTAGAACAGGGAATACCCTGTTCCTGTGTATCACTTGAGTATGGCAGCAATTCTTTCTAG
- a CDS encoding GGDEF domain-containing protein: MTVENESGTESIKDKSRQIYFSLVTLFILSSIFLLYTLLSQQFKPYFQISQTLCTLWLGTIILNLDRKKVLGDKDIIRACLPLNIVCPLLLFSLNTYQNLIVYNIVLAFFAVYFLFSFPISHKTNLIFYIIFTIEYIVVSIFHGIFSPIEFINSGAILLNLLLLSLGVSLRQSNLYRDDLNHCRRNLNQLKNSQGSSEEGDPILGIFSRSGGMKVLKQTMKWAERYEIPLTVCYMELNGSRDEHINSITRGIFKRIRETDTLFRLGKAEMLLILPDCEKNNALDVIKHIKETLSTTPSYKLLHYGLADFQSEIIRSPNEFIIIANKASETA, from the coding sequence ATGACTGTTGAAAATGAATCGGGAACAGAGAGTATTAAAGACAAGAGCAGACAAATATATTTCTCTCTCGTTACTTTATTCATTCTTTCTTCTATATTCCTGTTATACACACTCCTCTCACAGCAATTCAAACCTTATTTTCAGATTTCCCAGACCCTCTGTACTCTATGGCTGGGAACGATAATATTAAATCTTGATAGAAAGAAAGTGCTCGGTGACAAGGATATCATACGAGCCTGTCTGCCCTTAAATATAGTCTGTCCACTCCTCTTATTCTCTCTCAATACCTATCAGAACCTGATAGTTTACAATATAGTACTGGCTTTTTTTGCAGTTTATTTCCTTTTTTCATTTCCTATATCTCACAAAACCAATCTGATTTTTTATATTATTTTTACCATTGAGTACATTGTTGTCTCAATTTTTCATGGGATTTTCAGCCCTATAGAATTCATAAACTCCGGGGCTATCCTGTTAAATCTTCTCCTTTTGTCTCTGGGTGTGTCCCTGAGGCAAAGTAATCTGTACCGGGATGACCTGAATCACTGCCGTAGAAATTTAAACCAGCTTAAAAATTCTCAAGGTTCATCAGAGGAGGGAGATCCTATTCTGGGAATCTTCAGCAGGTCTGGGGGGATGAAAGTCCTGAAGCAGACTATGAAATGGGCCGAGCGTTATGAGATCCCCCTGACAGTCTGCTATATGGAATTAAACGGAAGCCGTGATGAGCATATAAATTCAATTACACGAGGCATTTTCAAGAGGATTAGAGAAACGGATACTCTTTTTCGTCTTGGTAAAGCCGAAATGCTGCTGATCCTGCCGGACTGTGAGAAAAACAATGCCCTGGATGTGATTAAACATATCAAAGAAACCCTGTCTACGACACCCTCGTATAAATTGCTTCACTACGGTCTAGCTGATTTTCAGTCTGAAATAATTCGCTCACCAAATGAGTTTATCATCATAGCCAACAAGGCCAGTGAAACAGCCTGA
- the nrdR gene encoding transcriptional regulator NrdR, with amino-acid sequence MKCPLCENMDDKVIESRQNISGTSIRRRRECSSCGYRFTSYEKVEEIPLMVVKKDNTRQPFDIKKLERGIQRAVEKRPISQMMVDSMLHDIEDEANLKGKSSHEINSIELGEMVMTKIFNLDKVAYVRFASVYRHFENVEEFVNIIDTLKS; translated from the coding sequence ATGAAATGTCCCCTTTGTGAGAATATGGATGATAAGGTTATTGAGTCACGCCAGAACATCAGCGGTACTTCTATCAGAAGGCGCAGAGAATGCTCTTCCTGCGGCTACCGTTTTACTTCCTATGAGAAGGTTGAAGAAATACCTCTTATGGTTGTTAAAAAAGACAATACAAGACAGCCTTTTGATATAAAAAAGCTGGAGCGGGGAATTCAAAGAGCTGTTGAAAAGCGTCCCATATCCCAGATGATGGTGGACAGTATGCTTCATGATATTGAGGATGAGGCAAACCTGAAAGGTAAATCGAGCCATGAAATCAACTCCATTGAACTGGGAGAGATGGTCATGACTAAGATCTTTAACCTGGATAAGGTTGCCTATGTCCGTTTTGCCTCTGTATACAGGCATTTTGAAAATGTGGAAGAGTTTGTAAACATTATTGATACCCTGAAAAGCTAA
- the nrdD gene encoding anaerobic ribonucleoside-triphosphate reductase, giving the protein MENRIEELETEISSLKMKLQQVEGTTTEVYSRIVGYYRSVKNWNLGKKEEYKKRVAFTKMDGKQAETLIQEVCPVTEKLMGDSKGILSYSFFYRSSCPHCPAMKEVLDQISIVGETLNVDMERGLEAASENLVFSAPTVIFRSADGHEIFRTGHPSEVISLFNLESVTA; this is encoded by the coding sequence ATGGAGAACAGAATAGAAGAATTAGAGACTGAAATTTCTTCACTCAAAATGAAGCTGCAACAGGTGGAAGGTACAACCACAGAAGTATACTCCCGTATCGTGGGGTATTACAGATCGGTAAAAAACTGGAACCTTGGTAAAAAAGAAGAGTACAAAAAGAGAGTCGCCTTTACTAAAATGGATGGAAAACAAGCTGAAACTCTCATACAGGAAGTCTGTCCTGTAACTGAAAAACTGATGGGTGATTCCAAGGGGATTCTCAGCTACAGCTTTTTTTATAGAAGCAGCTGTCCCCATTGTCCTGCCATGAAAGAAGTTCTGGATCAGATTTCTATCGTCGGTGAAACATTGAATGTTGATATGGAAAGGGGCCTGGAAGCGGCATCGGAAAATCTGGTTTTTTCAGCTCCCACAGTCATTTTCAGATCTGCCGATGGTCATGAAATCTTCAGAACCGGTCATCCCTCGGAGGTTATATCCCTTTTTAACCTGGAATCCGTAACAGCCTGA
- a CDS encoding LL-diaminopimelate aminotransferase produces the protein MIQINENYTKLQASYLFVEIARKVAEFQKNHPEKDIIKMGIGDVTKPLPEACLKAFHDGVDELASEASFKGYGPEKGYEFLRQAIAENDFQSRGVSITANDIFVSDGAKCDTGNFQELFSTSASIAIPDPVYPVYVDTNVMAGRSGKAMGARYEGFNYLEGSEENGFVPGPKGVKADLIYLCYPNNPTGAVASRAQLQEWVDYAIANKALILFDAAYEAFIRDPEIPHSIFEIPGAEKVAVEFRSFSKTAGFTGTRCAYTVVPSACIVWDSEGNEYSLQNLWNRRHSTKFNGVSYPVQKAAAAIYSEEGKIQVRGLIDYYLNNASIILKKMKEAGYSCTGGVNSPYIWVNTGKDSWETFDMILNKAAVVLTPGSGFGQCGEGYIRISAFNSLENVMQAMDRITQALKN, from the coding sequence ATGATACAAATCAACGAAAATTATACCAAATTACAGGCTTCCTACTTGTTTGTAGAGATTGCCAGAAAAGTAGCGGAATTCCAGAAAAATCATCCGGAAAAAGATATCATCAAAATGGGAATAGGCGATGTAACCAAGCCTCTTCCAGAAGCCTGTCTGAAGGCTTTTCACGATGGTGTTGATGAATTAGCTTCAGAAGCCAGCTTTAAGGGCTACGGTCCCGAGAAGGGATATGAGTTTTTGAGACAGGCTATTGCCGAAAATGATTTCCAGAGTCGTGGTGTCTCTATTACTGCCAATGATATTTTTGTCAGCGATGGAGCCAAATGTGATACAGGGAATTTCCAGGAATTGTTTTCCACATCCGCCTCCATTGCCATACCGGATCCAGTTTATCCGGTATATGTGGATACAAATGTCATGGCAGGACGCTCCGGAAAAGCTATGGGCGCCCGTTATGAAGGATTCAATTATCTTGAAGGATCCGAAGAGAATGGTTTTGTCCCGGGTCCTAAGGGAGTTAAAGCTGATTTGATCTATCTCTGCTATCCAAACAATCCGACAGGGGCCGTTGCCTCAAGAGCACAGCTTCAGGAATGGGTGGATTATGCCATTGCCAACAAGGCGCTCATTCTCTTTGATGCTGCATATGAGGCTTTTATCAGAGACCCTGAAATTCCCCACAGTATTTTTGAGATACCCGGGGCGGAGAAAGTGGCTGTTGAGTTTAGAAGCTTTTCCAAAACTGCCGGATTTACCGGAACCAGGTGTGCTTATACGGTTGTTCCATCTGCCTGCATCGTCTGGGATTCCGAAGGAAATGAATATTCACTTCAGAATCTTTGGAACAGGAGACACTCTACCAAATTTAATGGAGTATCCTATCCAGTACAGAAAGCAGCGGCGGCGATCTATTCTGAAGAAGGAAAGATTCAGGTTCGTGGTCTTATTGATTATTATCTGAATAATGCTTCCATTATCCTTAAAAAAATGAAAGAAGCCGGTTATTCCTGCACAGGAGGAGTCAATTCTCCCTATATTTGGGTGAATACCGGAAAAGACAGTTGGGAGACTTTTGATATGATCCTCAACAAGGCCGCCGTCGTATTAACTCCGGGTAGTGGTTTTGGACAATGCGGTGAAGGTTATATTCGCATCAGTGCCTTTAACAGTCTGGAGAATGTGATGCAGGCCATGGACAGGATTACACAGGCACTTAAGAATTAA